A part of Haemorhous mexicanus isolate bHaeMex1 chromosome 25, bHaeMex1.pri, whole genome shotgun sequence genomic DNA contains:
- the LOC132338449 gene encoding tetraspanin-18-like encodes MGVLSCMKYLMFIFNMLVFAGGTCLAGMGVWVAVDPAGFQDIVATRAVLSAGAWLLLVVGIALSLLGFLGCCGALRRSRPLLLLFFILVSLVFLMQLIGAVLFLVHWKQVQPEHFLSELQRNYGGDEGAEVFSTAWNTLMVMGCFSTFGKTLQRYISLPGTCSLAVLGIEIFAMFFAFCLYYNFD; translated from the exons ATGGGTGTCTTGAGCTGCATGAAGTACCTGATGTTCATCTTCAACATGCTGGTGTTT GCTGGGGGAACATGCCTGGCAGGCATGGGAGTCTGGGTGGCCGTGGACCCGGCTGGTTTCCAAGACATCGTGGCCACCAGGGCCGTGCTGAGCGCAGGCGCGTGGCTGCTGCTGGTTGTGGGCattgccctgtccctgctgggcttCCTGGGCTGCTGCGGGGCCCTGCGCCGGAGCCGCCCACTCCTGCTGCTG TTCTTCATCCTCGTCAGCCTCGTCTTCCTCATGCAGCTCATTGGGGCCGTTCTCTTCCTGGTGCATTGGAAACAG GTCCAGCCCGAGCACTTCCTGTCTGAGTTGCAGAGGAACTATGGTGGGGACGAGGGTGCTGAGGTGTTTTCCACGGCCTGGAACACCCTGATGGTCAtg GGTTGCTTCTCTACCTTCGGCAAGACCCTGCAGAGGTACATCTCCCTCCCTGGAACCTGCAGCTTAGCCGTGCTAGGCATTGAG ATTTTTGCCATGTTCTTCGCCTTCTGCCTTTACTACAACTTCGACTga